A window from Leptospira meyeri encodes these proteins:
- a CDS encoding phospholipase D-like domain-containing protein — protein MKRIGAVFLLVFLNFCQKPKSNSDLTSLLYGSSPISELYFSYPGREVADEKKRIVKDVLLSEIRKAKVSIRAYLYSIDDYEILTELYLKQKSGIRIELFGDKEEDYSELESLGLGIQRWSGSGIHHTKIWIFDQSRFFAGTGNFTTHGLATDNNVFWTQNISQKEWEEITKTLDGKNPNGSFRIGPLVYWVSPEAGLEIQQELLEAVDSAKHSIKYLIYSHYDPLLSMKLLEASRRGVRIEAIYNSPMSTNPEGNYLSQHLEYPSQIWEDGNVDFVFKDDRYLGGLLHHKTMIIDDQIVYTGSYNYSVSARDKNKEIFVRLDHPLIAKEFLMEWKRILWMANPLPSNFDGGTNLSNNGDIRMFSIYQFQNSLFQTNLLFNADGIFDTNSNGLSSAYKQTLGLTGIKRSKEGERFIFDSKILDPIWEESEGSNLQLGFQNYFLGTKLSLSNGERIHSISFWDGSHPKEFYLLDANSTILGQTDFWKGRNLWFWVHSEKRTLSFCHTKEKMKPPEWVVFLKNRLEAKGKQSPVCSND, from the coding sequence TTTCCGAATTATACTTTTCGTATCCAGGACGAGAAGTTGCGGATGAAAAAAAACGAATCGTAAAGGATGTTTTACTTTCCGAAATCAGAAAGGCAAAAGTTTCCATTCGAGCTTATTTATATTCTATCGATGATTACGAAATTTTAACTGAACTTTATCTGAAACAAAAGTCTGGTATTCGTATTGAATTGTTTGGTGATAAAGAGGAAGATTATTCGGAATTAGAATCACTGGGATTGGGAATCCAACGATGGTCTGGCTCGGGGATTCACCACACAAAAATCTGGATATTTGACCAATCTCGCTTTTTTGCTGGAACTGGTAACTTTACAACTCATGGCCTTGCCACTGACAACAATGTCTTTTGGACACAGAATATTTCTCAAAAAGAATGGGAAGAGATCACAAAAACCTTAGATGGAAAAAATCCAAATGGATCTTTTCGAATTGGGCCTTTAGTTTATTGGGTTTCACCTGAAGCCGGCCTTGAAATTCAACAGGAGTTACTTGAGGCTGTGGATTCGGCGAAACATTCAATCAAATATTTGATTTATTCTCATTATGATCCTTTACTTAGTATGAAACTCCTTGAGGCAAGTAGAAGGGGCGTTCGGATCGAAGCTATTTACAATTCTCCTATGTCTACGAACCCAGAAGGAAATTACTTAAGCCAACATTTAGAATATCCTTCTCAAATTTGGGAAGATGGAAATGTTGATTTTGTATTCAAAGATGACCGTTATTTAGGAGGATTGTTGCACCACAAAACAATGATCATAGATGACCAAATTGTTTATACAGGTTCTTATAATTATTCTGTTTCAGCGAGAGATAAAAATAAGGAAATATTTGTAAGATTGGACCATCCTTTGATCGCAAAGGAATTTTTAATGGAATGGAAGCGGATTTTGTGGATGGCCAATCCCCTTCCATCAAACTTCGATGGGGGAACAAATTTAAGTAACAATGGAGACATTCGGATGTTTTCAATTTATCAATTTCAAAATTCTCTTTTTCAAACCAATCTTCTTTTCAATGCAGATGGAATCTTTGATACTAATTCCAATGGGCTTTCCAGCGCATACAAACAAACGCTTGGTTTGACGGGCATCAAACGATCAAAAGAAGGGGAGCGGTTCATTTTTGATTCAAAAATTTTGGATCCAATCTGGGAAGAAAGTGAAGGATCCAATCTACAATTGGGATTCCAGAATTATTTTTTGGGTACAAAACTAAGCCTTTCTAATGGCGAAAGGATCCATTCGATTTCTTTTTGGGATGGATCCCATCCAAAAGAGTTTTATTTGTTGGATGCGAACTCAACAATTTTAGGCCAAACTGATTTTTGGAAAGGGAGAAACTTATGGTTTTGGGTACATTCGGAAAAAAGGACTCTTTCTTTTTGTCACACAAAAGAGAAAATGAAACCACCGGAGTGGGTGGTATTTCTTAAAAACCGGTTGGAGGCAAAAGGAAAACAATCACCAGTATGTTCAAACGACTAA
- a CDS encoding MFS transporter has translation MKKNLSLAIFKHRDFRFFIIARFFMVLAINIQATIVGWQVYELTGSVLDLGLVGLFEAIPSIIVSLYAGHLADLRDRRNIIVVCLFFLFVCSLTLFAFTGPLAFLLETYKAYPIFLVILVSGIARGFISPAIFSFVTQLVPREHYPHSAAWMGTSFQAGAVIGPALGGIVYGTFGMQAAYALDSICIGLPFLLFFWIAKRNLPERKEKEALKDSLLVGLRFVLKNEIMLGAMALDMFAVLFGGAVALLPVYAKDILFVGSEGLGYLRAAPSLGALLMAYYLTYKPPLEKSGRVLLFCVFGFGVCMLVFGISHSFFLSLFALFLSGVFDSVSVVVRSTIMQTMTPEEMRGRVSAINKVFIGSSNEIGAFESGVSAKILGPVGSVVFGATMTILIVFFTFRFSPKLKELELKNWV, from the coding sequence ATGAAGAAAAACCTTTCTTTGGCCATTTTCAAACACCGCGATTTTCGATTTTTTATTATCGCTAGATTCTTCATGGTTCTTGCGATCAACATCCAAGCAACCATTGTCGGTTGGCAAGTTTATGAACTGACTGGCAGTGTTTTGGATTTAGGTCTCGTCGGACTTTTTGAAGCAATACCTTCCATCATCGTTTCACTTTACGCAGGCCATCTAGCTGATCTCCGAGATAGGCGCAATATCATTGTCGTTTGTTTATTCTTTTTGTTTGTTTGTTCATTAACACTTTTTGCATTTACTGGACCTTTGGCTTTTTTACTCGAAACTTACAAAGCCTATCCGATCTTTTTAGTCATTTTGGTTTCCGGAATTGCTAGAGGATTTATTTCTCCGGCGATCTTTAGTTTTGTGACACAACTTGTTCCAAGAGAACATTACCCACATTCCGCTGCCTGGATGGGCACCTCTTTCCAAGCGGGTGCTGTCATTGGCCCCGCTCTCGGAGGAATTGTATATGGAACTTTTGGCATGCAAGCGGCGTATGCTCTCGATTCTATTTGTATTGGACTCCCCTTTTTATTATTCTTTTGGATCGCAAAAAGAAACCTTCCAGAACGAAAAGAAAAAGAAGCTCTGAAGGATAGCCTCCTCGTGGGACTTCGCTTTGTTTTAAAAAATGAAATCATGTTAGGTGCAATGGCACTTGATATGTTTGCTGTTCTTTTCGGTGGAGCCGTAGCCCTTTTGCCAGTGTATGCAAAAGATATTTTATTCGTCGGTTCTGAAGGCCTAGGATATTTACGTGCAGCCCCATCACTTGGAGCACTGCTGATGGCTTACTACCTCACATACAAACCACCACTTGAAAAATCAGGGAGAGTTTTGCTTTTCTGCGTATTTGGTTTTGGTGTTTGTATGTTAGTGTTTGGTATTTCTCATTCCTTTTTCCTTTCACTTTTTGCCTTATTTTTATCGGGAGTCTTTGACAGTGTGTCTGTTGTCGTTCGCTCTACCATTATGCAGACAATGACACCGGAAGAGATGAGAGGACGAGTGAGTGCAATTAACAAAGTGTTTATTGGTTCTTCCAATGAGATTGGTGCCTTTGAATCAGGGGTTTCCGCAAAAATCCTAGGCCCGGTTGGATCTGTTGTCTTTGGTGCAACAATGACCATACTCATAGTATTTTTTACGTTTCGTTTTTCTCCTAAGTTGAAAGAGTTAGAACTGAAAAACTGGGTCTAA
- a CDS encoding LBF_2017 N-terminal domain-containing protein, which produces MNRNFLLIFSIFVFAFSSLVSKPKRELRIAIDAEPDANFELELWQEKPNENGDTIAPKPPESIQFKGNRITVTPKDDFEYFRVRRLGEYGAKGFWTQVYSTNVDPGSPLSVPKEFVAKKTFVPKAEPKKVTSVVSTDSFVIVKEKEDSVRYLTKDQLTLNPSDDASGVAEIRYRINGGHWNSSKAMTSVPIQDEGNYKFLYFSLDHAGNKEPMQVLDFIKDTSAPETRWEWVGPNSIGKGGHKYLSPETKVKLIAKDRLSGTKDILTAYTCQSGTQSEFKSYLSEISISELKSICKGSFQLFYYSVDNVGNEEAVKTLNFQLGSE; this is translated from the coding sequence ATGAATCGAAATTTTTTACTCATTTTTTCCATTTTTGTTTTCGCATTTAGTTCTCTTGTATCTAAACCAAAAAGAGAACTTCGAATTGCCATCGATGCAGAACCGGATGCTAATTTTGAATTAGAACTTTGGCAAGAAAAACCAAACGAAAATGGGGATACCATTGCACCCAAACCTCCTGAATCCATTCAGTTCAAAGGAAACAGAATTACCGTCACACCAAAAGATGACTTTGAATACTTTCGGGTTCGTAGACTCGGTGAATATGGTGCCAAAGGTTTCTGGACACAAGTGTATTCAACAAATGTAGATCCAGGCTCACCTCTCTCAGTTCCCAAAGAGTTTGTTGCCAAAAAGACCTTTGTTCCGAAGGCAGAACCAAAAAAGGTGACCTCTGTTGTTTCGACGGATAGTTTTGTCATCGTCAAAGAAAAAGAGGATTCTGTTCGTTACCTTACAAAAGACCAGCTAACTTTGAATCCTTCTGATGATGCGTCCGGTGTGGCTGAAATTCGATATCGTATAAACGGTGGCCACTGGAATTCAAGCAAAGCAATGACTTCTGTTCCCATCCAAGACGAAGGGAATTATAAATTTCTATATTTTTCTTTGGATCATGCTGGTAATAAAGAACCAATGCAAGTTTTAGACTTTATTAAAGATACTTCAGCACCAGAAACCAGATGGGAATGGGTCGGCCCTAATTCCATTGGGAAAGGAGGTCACAAGTATCTTTCACCAGAAACCAAAGTCAAACTCATTGCCAAGGATCGACTAAGCGGAACAAAGGACATTCTAACAGCTTACACTTGTCAGTCGGGAACACAATCAGAGTTTAAATCCTATTTATCGGAAATTTCCATCAGTGAATTAAAATCAATATGTAAAGGTTCTTTCCAGCTTTTTTACTATTCTGTTGACAATGTAGGAAATGAAGAGGCCGTAAAAACTTTAAATTTCCAATTGGGTAGTGAGTAA
- a CDS encoding FecR domain-containing protein: MRKSIAESILVLIIIFGQLSLFAEGAETLEPITITVQKGETLSLISERHLSDPRRWPELLKHNKIPNPDLIKPGLTLVVPVFLRKAVVGVTEFVMGQVEWNGTGGKGPWVPLKLGQELHPNDQIKTTGKGKTDLHINNVGMVRILTNSHFEVKGEDKKGGPVTVALFKGSLDAKVTKSNPPTTEHKFNIVSPSSTAGVRGTEFRVELDEKLSSTISCFEGVVDVAAQGKTVELKQGMATFVEKGKSPVQPYKIPEAPRLKEE, encoded by the coding sequence ATGAGAAAGTCCATCGCAGAATCAATCTTAGTACTTATCATAATATTCGGTCAGTTGTCTCTTTTTGCAGAAGGTGCCGAAACATTAGAACCCATTACCATCACGGTACAAAAAGGTGAAACACTCTCCCTCATTTCGGAAAGGCATTTATCAGATCCTAGACGATGGCCAGAACTTTTAAAACATAACAAAATCCCAAATCCAGATCTAATCAAACCGGGTTTGACTTTAGTCGTTCCTGTTTTCCTTCGTAAAGCAGTGGTGGGAGTCACTGAATTTGTGATGGGACAAGTAGAATGGAATGGAACTGGCGGGAAAGGACCTTGGGTTCCCTTAAAATTAGGACAAGAACTCCACCCGAATGACCAAATCAAAACAACAGGCAAAGGAAAAACAGACCTTCATATCAATAACGTCGGTATGGTGCGAATATTGACGAACAGCCATTTTGAAGTAAAGGGTGAAGATAAAAAAGGTGGTCCAGTGACTGTTGCTTTGTTCAAAGGTAGTTTGGATGCAAAGGTAACAAAATCTAATCCACCCACAACAGAACATAAATTCAATATTGTAAGCCCATCATCTACTGCGGGAGTTCGAGGAACGGAATTCCGAGTGGAGTTAGATGAAAAGTTAAGTTCAACTATTTCTTGTTTTGAAGGTGTAGTTGATGTCGCCGCGCAAGGGAAAACAGTCGAACTAAAACAAGGGATGGCAACTTTTGTTGAAAAAGGTAAGTCTCCTGTACAACCATATAAAATTCCAGAAGCACCTCGCCTCAAAGAAGAATAG
- a CDS encoding NUDIX hydrolase codes for MKERKNWKVLYPTPIYTLASFDIQLPRSTEEKTYYVLKSKNWVNVVPVTKTGEILLIKQYRHGIGEDSLEIPGGIVDEEGPGSELESAIRELREETGYATDPSKYKLLSKFSGNPAMFTNWSYSYVAYDVEQLHNVEFDEGEDIEVVLKEPEEVKQLLLDGTIHHPHMVAALGLYFLNLKK; via the coding sequence GTGAAAGAACGAAAAAATTGGAAAGTCCTCTACCCCACTCCCATTTATACTCTTGCTAGTTTTGATATCCAACTTCCCCGTTCAACGGAAGAAAAAACCTATTATGTTCTAAAATCTAAAAACTGGGTCAATGTGGTACCGGTGACAAAAACCGGAGAGATTCTCCTCATCAAACAATACCGACATGGAATTGGTGAGGACAGTTTGGAAATCCCTGGTGGAATTGTAGATGAGGAAGGACCTGGTTCCGAACTGGAATCGGCCATTCGAGAGCTGAGAGAAGAAACGGGTTATGCCACGGATCCATCGAAATACAAATTGCTCTCTAAGTTTTCCGGTAACCCGGCAATGTTTACCAATTGGTCTTATTCCTATGTTGCCTATGATGTAGAACAACTTCACAATGTAGAGTTTGATGAAGGAGAAGACATCGAAGTTGTTTTAAAGGAACCAGAAGAAGTAAAACAACTGTTACTTGATGGAACCATCCATCATCCCCATATGGTGGCAGCTCTTGGTCTTTACTTTCTAAATTTGAAAAAATAA
- a CDS encoding glutathione S-transferase family protein, which yields MKLYGSITSPYVRRIRFLCLELGIPFSLTDTVTEAGQKELREKTPLWKIPYAEIDDLKIWDSHTITDYLFETKGNGNFRPKNGPHHYREANLLTAIDQALDNGILLFYLNKEGIKPDAAPYLTKNALRISSILDYIKRELNGHFFFTDGKIGLSEIALYSALDWIRFRSVLPVEEDPVFAGFLNFHGQSKSWKETAPK from the coding sequence ATGAAATTATATGGAAGCATCACATCTCCTTATGTAAGAAGGATTCGTTTTCTTTGTTTGGAATTAGGAATTCCTTTTTCCTTAACCGATACCGTAACGGAAGCCGGCCAAAAAGAATTACGAGAAAAAACCCCGCTATGGAAAATTCCTTACGCAGAGATAGATGATTTGAAAATTTGGGATAGCCACACCATTACAGATTATCTTTTTGAGACAAAAGGCAATGGGAACTTTCGTCCTAAAAATGGCCCCCACCATTACCGGGAAGCCAATTTGCTTACTGCTATAGACCAAGCTCTCGACAACGGAATTTTACTATTTTATTTGAATAAAGAAGGAATCAAACCAGATGCGGCTCCATATCTAACAAAAAACGCACTCCGTATCAGTTCGATTTTAGATTATATCAAACGTGAGTTAAACGGTCATTTTTTCTTTACAGATGGGAAAATCGGACTTTCGGAAATTGCTCTTTATTCAGCTCTCGATTGGATTCGGTTTCGTTCGGTTCTACCAGTGGAAGAAGATCCTGTTTTTGCAGGTTTTCTAAACTTCCATGGTCAGTCCAAATCTTGGAAGGAAACTGCTCCTAAGTAA